A genome region from Oenanthe melanoleuca isolate GR-GAL-2019-014 chromosome 14, OMel1.0, whole genome shotgun sequence includes the following:
- the BRAT1 gene encoding BRCA1-associated ATM activator 1, translated as MCDPQSRFVARARRRFAMTRECAALLPGVCAALADPRQPGLDDTCLEKLLDWFRSLTWFDPTVELVQDNPCLPELISSVLALPDPSPGILSFTLQLAGILASSESRFQHLQEEKLLGRLFGQEGPRGGAAWEEASVRSAWLKGVHSMLQHQPALLFLCSTGAMDVIFTLQGDPSLFVASAASQLLVHMLTFSLESETSKALSAKDCDWPACAQMIVKHIQESLQSSSASHIEQSLKLLSSLFGSCFGSCYAAWTEVLWLDIAKQIESFLLEEPVQAQPVLANLLLNVARSPVFCGTEGSFWALVTSALEHLTPVQAGPLAVGLLKLCKCPQDVRIQALTVLLQPMDCILRAASQPLECAGLLDESVSDPFAVESLLSSKTSCAGLLCQTLAHLEKLLSLKHLKVDLPCVSLLHSLITILQFCNGFLSPTSPLGSTISRNLINCFRVQKSALDVLAALSEKKDCDTLIGSLFDVLLAYLQSPNTSPTVLKKTFQATSKWLVHLQDLSSSNSQQQQTEKILEDVFLVLQKRLCSPCWEVRDSSLEFLTAMVKCLRDQNEFRQCLLSSEVLRLTENLLEDPESYVRASAVTAVGHLALITCFAPESPATGTQYNKESIVAKLQEILSTDSEGFPRRAVISIFTKWLREGCTGRLEDTEQFVSRAIQTVEHDLDWEVRLGGLELIEVFCSQTICQLAQCPYAPVSSAVTSSSPQKELLQVFCRAKLFGFLFGSLCDCDKPVGQRACDVLVGLRGHFYPMSTLENPQEVEDSPAGHGIAWLQRTLRQGSLAQNFPTHGGDGVDFQDPESMMLALGAIDLLELHDELNKSSDHVEESPQSLLQDILATVGTIEDNEVDCY; from the exons ATGTGCGACCCCCAGTCCCGGTTCGTGGCCCGGGCCCGCCGCCGCTTCGCCATGACCCGCGAGTGCGCCGCGCTGCTGCCCGGCGTGTGCGCCGCGCTGGCCGACCCGCGGCAGCCCGGCCTCGACGACAcctgcctggagaagctgctggactGGTTCCGCAGCCTGACGTGGTTCG ATCCCACGGTGGAGCTGGTGCAGGACAACCCGTGTCTGCCAGAGCTCATCAGCTCCGTGCTGGCCCTGCCGGATCCCAGCCCCGGCATCCTGTCCTTCACCCTGCAGCTGGCCGGGATCCTCGCCTCCTCCGAAAGCCGCttccagcacctgcag gaggagaagctgctggggaggctgtTTGGGCAGGAGGGGCCCCGGGGCGGCGCGGCGTGGGAGGAGGCGTCGGTGCGCAGCGCCTGGCTGAAGGGTGTGCACAGcatgctgcagcaccagcctgccctgctcttcctctgctccacgg GAGCCATGGATGTGATCTTCACTCTGCAAGGGGATCCCAGCCTGTTTGTGGCTTcagctgccagccagctcctggtgcaCATGCTCACCTTCTCCCTAGAGTCTGAGACATCAAAAGCTCTCAGTGCCAAGGACTGTGACTGGCCAGCGTGTGCCCAGATGATTGTGAAGCACATACAAGAGTCACTGCagtccagctctgcctctcacaTCGAGCAGTCACTGAAGCTGTTGAGCAGTTTGTTTGGCAGTTGTTTTGGCAGCTGCTATGCTGCATGGACTGAAGTCCTTTGGTTAGACATAGCAAAGCAGATAGAATCCTTCCTGCTGGAGGAGCCTGTTCAAGCACAGCCCGTGCTGGCCAATCTTCTGCTTAACGTGGCACG GTCCCCTGTGTTTTGTGGCACTGAAGGCAGCTTTTGGGCATTAGTAACTTCTGCTCTAGAACACTTAACCCCAGTACAAGCAGgtcctctggcagtgggacTTTTGAAGCTCTGCAAATG CCCACAAGATGTCAGGATTCAGGCACTGACTGTTCTGCTTCAGCCAATGGATTGTATTTTgagagcagcatcccagcctcTGGAATGTGCAG GTTTGCTGGATGAGTCTGTCAGTGATCCTTTTGCTGTTGAAAGTCTTCTGTCCTCCAAGACATCTTGTGCTGGTCTCCTGTGTCAGACCCTCGCTcacctggagaagctgctgtcTCTG AAGCATTTAAAAGTGGATTTACCCTGTGTGTCTTTGCTGCACTCTCTCATTACAATACTGCAATTCTGCAATGGCTTCCTGAGCCCAACTTCTCCTCTGGGGAGCACAATAAGCCGAAATTTGATCAATTGCTTCAGAGTGCAAAAGTCAGCTCTTGATGTTCTTGCAGCACTCTCAGAGAAAAAAG actGTGACACACTCATAGGAAGTCTGTTTGATGTCCTTCTGGCATATCTGCAGAGTCCAAACACCAGCCCTACT GTTCTAAAGAAAACCTTTCAAGCTACATCCAAGTGGTTGGTGCACTTGCAGGACCTGTCGTCCTCCAACAGTCAGCAGCAACAAACTGAGAAGATTTTGGAAG ATGTGTTTCTGGTGCTGCAGAAACGTTTGTGTAGTCCTTGCTGGGAAGTCAGAGATTCTTCCCTGGAGTTCCTCACTGCCATGGTTAAGTGCTTGAGAG ACCAGAATGAGTTCAGGCAGTGTCTCCTGTCCTCAGAGGTGCTGAGGCTCACAGAGAACCTGCTGGAGGACCCGGAGAGCTACGTGCGAGCGAGCGCCGTGACTGCCGTGGGACACCTGGCCCTCATCACTTGCTTTGCTCCAGAGtcccctgccacaggcactCAGTATAACAAAGAG AGCATTGTAGCAAAACTTCAGGAAATCTTGTCAACAGACTCAGAGGGCTTTCCAAGGAGGGCTGTGATCAGCATCTTCACCAAGTGGCTGAGAGAAGGCTGCACAGGTCGGCTGGAAGATACAGAGCAGTTTGTCTCTAGAGCCATCCAGACTGTGGAACACGACTTAGACTGGGAAGTCAGACTTGGTGGTTTGGAGCTGATTGAAGTTTTCTGTAGTCAGACCATTTGCCAGCTTGCCCAGTGTCCCTATGCTCCTGTCTCCTCTGCAGTCACAAGTTCCAGCCctcagaaggagctgctgcaggtgttttGTCGAGCAaagctgtttgggtttttgtttggatCTTTGTGTGACTGTGACAAACCCGTGGGACAGAGAGCCTGTGATGTGCTGGTTGGCTTGAGAGGTCATTTCTACCCCATGAGTACTTTGGAGAATCCACAAGAGGTTGAAGATTCACCTGCAGGACATGGCATTGCCTGGTTACAGAGGACACTAAGACAGGGTTCTCTGGCTCAGAACTTCCCCACACATGGTGGTGATGGGGTGGATTTCCAGGATCCAGAGAGCATGATGTTAGCTTTGGGTGCAATAGACTTACTGGAGCTGCATGATGAGCTAAATAAAAGTAGTGACCATGTGGAGGAGAGCCCTCAGTCCCTCTTACAGGACATCCTTGCTACTGTGGGGACCATAGAGGATAATGAAGTTGACTGTTACTGA